In a genomic window of Sphingomonas koreensis:
- a CDS encoding heparinase II/III family protein: protein MLAHAGRFWRTIRHLRAVQFSGRLRRRLHKPRVDPAAPPPPLREAMGAWTLPARRAPSLFAADRVRFLNREAVLLPSGGWNDGAHAKLWLYNLHYFDDLNADSAETRHAWHEALIARWIAENPAGAGNGWEPYPLSMRIVNWTKWLAGGAPATGAMCASLAVQVRFLEQDIEWHLLGNHLFANAKALVLAGLLYEGAEADRWRRKGLAILARELPEQVLPDGGNFERSPMYHALMTEDLLDLVNMAARFPGLIPEETIATWRAAVARMLGWLVGMSHPDGGIALFNDAAFGIAPDGTELQRHAAALGIPLPAAPRDGLTHWPDSGYARLARGPAVALLDMAPVGPDYLPGHAHADTLSFELSVRGARFIVNGGTSQYGNDAVREVERATAAHSTVEVDGHSSSETWHGFRVGDRARVFGVAVHDDTAAITAEASHDGYGKLPGKPVHHRRWALDDRGLTVADTVSGGTHRSVARYIVPPDVTIEAHGSGVFTLNHPQAGTVTLTATTGDAVVEPAFYAPQFGRRLSTSAIAVTLGGGRAAVTLSWD from the coding sequence ATGCTCGCACACGCAGGACGATTCTGGCGGACCATACGCCATCTGCGCGCTGTGCAGTTCAGCGGGCGGCTGCGTCGCCGCCTGCACAAGCCGCGCGTCGATCCCGCCGCGCCTCCGCCGCCGCTGCGCGAAGCCATGGGTGCCTGGACGCTTCCGGCGCGGCGCGCGCCGAGCCTGTTCGCCGCCGATCGCGTCCGCTTTCTCAACCGTGAGGCCGTGCTGCTGCCGAGCGGCGGCTGGAACGACGGCGCCCACGCCAAGCTGTGGCTCTACAACCTCCATTATTTCGACGATCTCAACGCGGACAGCGCCGAAACCCGGCACGCATGGCACGAAGCGCTCATCGCGCGCTGGATCGCCGAGAACCCCGCCGGGGCCGGCAATGGCTGGGAGCCTTATCCGCTATCGATGCGGATCGTGAACTGGACGAAATGGCTGGCGGGCGGCGCACCAGCGACCGGCGCGATGTGCGCCAGCCTGGCGGTGCAGGTCCGGTTCCTCGAGCAGGACATCGAGTGGCACCTACTCGGCAACCACCTGTTCGCCAATGCCAAAGCGTTGGTGCTCGCAGGGCTGCTCTATGAGGGCGCCGAAGCCGACCGCTGGCGCCGCAAGGGACTCGCCATCCTCGCGCGCGAATTGCCCGAACAGGTGCTGCCCGACGGCGGCAATTTCGAGCGCAGCCCGATGTACCATGCGCTGATGACCGAGGATCTGCTCGACCTCGTCAACATGGCGGCACGCTTTCCCGGCCTGATCCCCGAGGAGACCATTGCCACGTGGCGCGCGGCGGTGGCGCGCATGCTCGGCTGGCTCGTCGGGATGAGTCACCCGGATGGCGGCATCGCCCTGTTCAACGATGCCGCGTTCGGGATTGCCCCGGACGGCACAGAGCTGCAACGCCATGCCGCCGCGCTCGGCATCCCCCTGCCCGCCGCGCCGCGCGACGGCCTGACTCATTGGCCCGACAGCGGCTATGCCCGGCTCGCACGCGGTCCGGCGGTGGCCCTGCTCGACATGGCGCCGGTCGGCCCGGATTATCTGCCTGGTCACGCCCATGCCGACACGCTGTCGTTCGAGCTGTCGGTCCGCGGCGCTCGCTTCATCGTCAACGGCGGCACCTCGCAGTACGGAAACGACGCGGTGCGCGAGGTCGAGCGCGCGACCGCCGCGCACAGCACCGTCGAGGTGGACGGGCATTCCTCCTCCGAAACCTGGCACGGCTTCCGCGTTGGCGATCGCGCCCGGGTCTTCGGCGTCGCCGTCCATGACGATACCGCCGCGATCACGGCCGAGGCTTCGCACGATGGCTATGGCAAGCTGCCCGGCAAGCCGGTCCACCATCGCCGCTGGGCGCTGGACGATCGCGGTCTGACCGTTGCCGACACGGTTTCCGGCGGCACGCACCGTAGCGTCGCGCGCTACATCGTCCCGCCCGACGTGACAATCGAGGCACATGGCAGCGGTGTCTTCACGCTGAATCACCCACAGGCCGGCACCGTAACGCTGACCGCCACGACCGGCGACGCGGTGGTCGAACCCGCCTTCTACGCTCCCCAATTCGGCAGACGCCTCTCAACCTCGGCGATCGCGGTGACGCTCGGCGGGGGCC
- a CDS encoding class I SAM-dependent methyltransferase, which yields MSITNFLDRKLYPNHTKNWDDRLFRERILARLKPNSVVLDLGAGAGIVAEMDFRGQAARICGVDLDPRVIDNPMLDEGKVADGGSIPYPDASFDLVFSDNVVEHLDMPEQVFAEVRRVLKPGGLFLFKTPNRTHYMPLIARMTPHKFHQFINRKRGRQETDTFPTRYRANTLGDARNVARAAGFDVIGIERIEGRPEYMRITPPTYLAGFIYERLVNSTSLLAPFRILLVAELAKPAAND from the coding sequence GTGAGCATCACCAATTTCCTCGACCGCAAGCTCTACCCGAACCACACCAAGAACTGGGACGACCGGCTTTTCCGGGAGCGGATCCTAGCGCGGCTCAAGCCGAACAGCGTAGTGCTCGATCTCGGCGCCGGCGCGGGGATCGTCGCCGAAATGGACTTTCGCGGGCAGGCGGCGCGGATCTGCGGCGTCGATCTCGATCCGCGCGTGATCGACAACCCGATGCTCGATGAGGGCAAGGTCGCCGACGGCGGCAGCATCCCCTACCCCGATGCCAGCTTCGACCTGGTCTTTTCCGACAATGTCGTCGAGCATCTCGACATGCCGGAACAGGTCTTTGCCGAGGTGCGCCGCGTGCTGAAACCGGGCGGGCTGTTCCTGTTCAAGACCCCCAACAGGACCCACTACATGCCGCTCATCGCGCGGATGACCCCGCACAAGTTCCACCAGTTCATCAACCGCAAGCGCGGCCGCCAGGAAACCGACACCTTTCCCACGCGCTACCGCGCCAACACGCTGGGCGATGCCCGCAACGTCGCGCGCGCGGCGGGCTTCGACGTGATCGGCATCGAGCGGATCGAGGGGCGCCCCGAATATATGCGGATCACCCCGCCCACCTATCTGGCCGGATTTATCTATGAGCGGCTGGTCAATTCGACCTCGCTGCTCGCCCCCTTCCGCATCCTGCTGGTGGCCGAACTCGCCAAACCGGCCGCGAACGACTGA
- the wecB gene encoding non-hydrolyzing UDP-N-acetylglucosamine 2-epimerase, producing MRQLKIVTVLGARPQFVKAAPMSRALREHHREILVHTGQHYDSNMSDVFFAELGIPQPDLHLGAGGGGHAEQTAKMLTGIEKVLLDEKPDWLLIYGDTNSTVAGALAAAKVHVPVAHVEAGLRSFNRRMPEEVNRVVADHLSALLFCPSEVAERNLAAEGITEGVRVVGDVMADALFEAAGRATGDVVARHGLTPGDYYLATVHRADNADDPVRLAAILDAFGDTGKPILLPLHPRTRKAVEAAGLAFPGNVTVCDPLGYLDLVAALRDAALMLTDSGGVQKEAYWLSVPCVTLREETEWVETVESGWNQLAGADRARIGAAIAAAHKPDAHPVLFGGDGHAAPRIKAAIEAA from the coding sequence ATGCGTCAGCTCAAGATCGTCACGGTGCTCGGGGCGCGGCCCCAGTTCGTCAAGGCCGCGCCGATGAGCCGCGCGCTGCGCGAGCATCACCGCGAGATCCTGGTGCACACGGGCCAGCACTACGACAGCAACATGTCCGACGTGTTCTTCGCCGAGCTCGGCATCCCGCAGCCCGACCTGCATTTGGGCGCTGGCGGCGGCGGCCATGCGGAGCAGACGGCGAAGATGCTGACCGGCATCGAGAAGGTGCTGCTCGACGAGAAGCCGGACTGGCTGCTGATCTATGGCGACACCAACAGCACCGTCGCCGGCGCGCTCGCCGCGGCGAAGGTGCATGTGCCGGTCGCGCATGTCGAGGCGGGGCTGCGCAGCTTCAACCGCCGCATGCCCGAAGAGGTCAATCGCGTGGTCGCCGATCATCTTTCAGCGCTGCTGTTCTGCCCGAGCGAGGTCGCCGAGCGGAACCTCGCGGCTGAAGGCATCACCGAGGGCGTGCGCGTTGTCGGCGACGTGATGGCCGACGCCCTGTTCGAAGCTGCGGGCCGCGCCACCGGCGACGTCGTCGCAAGACACGGCCTGACGCCGGGCGACTATTATCTCGCGACCGTGCACCGCGCCGATAATGCCGACGATCCGGTGCGGCTCGCCGCGATTCTCGATGCGTTCGGCGATACCGGCAAGCCGATCCTGCTCCCGCTGCATCCGCGCACGCGCAAGGCGGTCGAGGCGGCCGGGCTGGCGTTCCCGGGCAATGTGACGGTCTGCGATCCGCTCGGCTATCTCGATCTCGTCGCGGCACTGCGCGACGCGGCGCTGATGCTGACCGATTCGGGCGGCGTGCAGAAGGAGGCCTATTGGCTCTCCGTTCCCTGCGTCACGCTGCGCGAGGAGACCGAGTGGGTCGAGACGGTCGAGAGCGGCTGGAACCAGCTCGCCGGGGCCGACCGCGCGCGCATCGGCGCGGCGATCGCGGCGGCGCATAAACCCGATGCGCATCCGGTGCTGTTCGGCGGTGACGGCCATGCCGCGCCGCGGATCAAGGCGGCGATCGAGGCGGCGTGA
- a CDS encoding DegT/DnrJ/EryC1/StrS family aminotransferase: MSIPFIDLKTQYQVLKPEIDARIQRVLDHGQYIMGPEVKELEERLAAYVGSKHCVTVSSGTEALLISLMALGVGPGDEVITPPFTFAATGEVIALVGATPVFVDIDPVTYNVDPQAIAAAITPQTKAIMPVSLYGQPADMDAINAVAGDIPVIEDAAQSFGATYHGRKSCNLSTIGCTSFFPSKPLGCYGDGGALFTNDDALAQACREIRVHGQSARYVHTRIGVGGRMDTLQCAIVLAKLDRFDVELEMRQAVADRYFALLAEHDGAIEAGKIVLPRVANGANTSVYAQFTIQVPDREGLRKHLDANGVPSAVHYPIPLNEQPAYRDICKGGATPVSKRMSELVMSLPMGPDLSEDDQREVVRHLIAGL, encoded by the coding sequence ATGAGCATCCCCTTCATCGACTTGAAGACGCAGTATCAGGTTCTGAAGCCCGAGATCGATGCGCGCATCCAGCGCGTGCTCGATCACGGCCAGTATATCATGGGGCCCGAGGTCAAGGAGCTCGAGGAGCGGCTCGCGGCCTATGTGGGGTCCAAGCACTGCGTCACCGTGTCGAGCGGAACCGAGGCGCTGCTGATCAGCCTGATGGCGCTCGGCGTCGGCCCGGGCGACGAGGTGATCACGCCGCCCTTCACCTTCGCTGCCACCGGTGAGGTGATTGCGCTGGTCGGCGCGACGCCGGTGTTCGTCGATATCGATCCCGTCACCTACAATGTCGATCCGCAGGCGATCGCGGCCGCGATCACGCCGCAGACGAAGGCGATCATGCCGGTGAGCCTCTATGGCCAGCCCGCGGACATGGACGCGATCAACGCGGTTGCCGGCGATATCCCGGTGATCGAAGATGCGGCGCAGAGCTTCGGCGCGACTTACCACGGGCGCAAGAGTTGCAACCTCTCGACGATCGGCTGCACCAGCTTCTTCCCGAGCAAGCCGCTCGGCTGCTACGGCGACGGCGGCGCGCTGTTCACCAACGACGACGCCCTTGCCCAGGCCTGTCGCGAGATCCGCGTCCATGGCCAGAGCGCGCGTTATGTCCACACCCGCATCGGCGTGGGCGGACGGATGGATACGCTGCAATGCGCGATCGTCCTCGCCAAGCTCGACAGGTTCGACGTGGAGCTGGAGATGCGCCAGGCGGTGGCGGATCGCTATTTCGCGCTGCTTGCCGAGCATGATGGGGCGATCGAGGCGGGCAAGATCGTTCTGCCGCGCGTCGCCAACGGCGCCAACACCTCGGTCTATGCGCAGTTCACCATCCAGGTTCCCGACCGCGAGGGGCTGCGCAAGCATCTCGACGCGAATGGCGTGCCGAGCGCGGTCCACTATCCGATCCCGCTCAACGAGCAGCCGGCCTATCGCGACATCTGCAAGGGCGGCGCCACGCCGGTTTCGAAGCGCATGTCGGAGCTGGTGATGAGCCTGCCGATGGGACCCGACCTCAGCGAGGACGACCAACGCGAGGTCGTCCGCCACCTGATCGCGGGCCTCTGA
- a CDS encoding N-acetyltransferase yields MATIHPTAIVDEGAQIGEGTRVWHWVHVSPGARIGAGCALGQNVYVGNDVTIGNNVRIQNNVSVYDAVTLEDDVFCGPSMVFTNVYNPRSAVTRKDEYRRTLIRKGATLGANSTIVCGVVVGESAFVGAGAVVNTDVKPFALMLGVPARQAGWMSAFGERIPLPLSGSGDYRCPHSGTLYRLEGETLTVVIE; encoded by the coding sequence GTGGCGACCATCCATCCCACCGCGATCGTCGACGAGGGCGCGCAGATCGGCGAGGGCACGCGCGTGTGGCACTGGGTGCACGTGTCGCCCGGCGCACGCATCGGCGCCGGCTGCGCGCTCGGCCAGAACGTCTATGTCGGCAACGACGTGACGATCGGGAACAATGTCCGCATCCAGAACAATGTCAGCGTCTATGACGCGGTGACGCTGGAAGACGATGTGTTCTGCGGGCCGAGCATGGTGTTCACCAACGTCTACAACCCGCGCAGCGCGGTGACGCGCAAGGATGAATATCGCCGTACGCTGATCCGCAAGGGCGCGACGCTGGGTGCCAACAGCACGATCGTGTGCGGGGTGGTGGTGGGCGAGAGCGCCTTTGTCGGTGCGGGCGCGGTGGTCAACACCGACGTCAAGCCGTTCGCGCTGATGCTCGGCGTGCCCGCGCGCCAGGCCGGCTGGATGAGCGCGTTCGGCGAGCGCATCCCGCTGCCGCTCTCGGGCAGCGGCGACTATCGCTGTCCGCACAGCGGCACGCTCTATCGCCTCGAAGGCGAAACTCTAACCGTGGTGATCGAATGA
- a CDS encoding MarR family EPS-associated transcriptional regulator: MSGKSDQFREDVRFRVLRLLQSHPEYSQRQVAQELGVSLGAVNYCLNALAERGLVKIRRFTNSNNKLGYAYILTPAGVAEKAGLVGAFLQRKRAEFEIIKAEIETMQAELDQAPPATANNADMAQGGYGKHQE, encoded by the coding sequence ATGAGCGGCAAGAGTGATCAGTTCCGTGAGGATGTGCGCTTCCGTGTGTTGCGCCTGCTCCAGTCGCATCCCGAGTACAGCCAGCGCCAGGTGGCGCAGGAACTCGGGGTGAGCCTGGGCGCGGTGAACTATTGCCTCAACGCGCTGGCCGAGCGTGGTCTCGTCAAGATTCGCCGCTTCACCAACTCGAACAACAAGCTCGGTTACGCCTATATCCTCACGCCTGCCGGCGTGGCGGAGAAGGCGGGGCTGGTCGGCGCGTTCCTCCAGCGCAAGCGTGCAGAGTTCGAGATCATCAAGGCCGAGATTGAAACCATGCAGGCGGAGCTGGATCAGGCTCCGCCCGCGACAGCCAACAATGCCGACATGGCACAGGGGGGATATGGAAAGCATCAAGAGTAG
- a CDS encoding Gfo/Idh/MocA family protein has protein sequence MESIKSRKIRIAVVGCGRISKNHFGAIEAHSADLELAAVCDTDPAVLAEHSAAHGVPGYAKLEEMLQKEALDAIALCTPSGIHPDQAILGAKYGVHVITEKPMATRWEDGVRMVRACDEAGVFLFVVKQNRRNTTLQLLKRAVSEKRFGRIHLVHLNVFWTRPQSYYDQAKWRGTWEFDGGAFMNQASHYVDLFEWLIGPVEQVQCMTSTTRDIEVEDTGVMNVKWRSGALGSMSVTMLTYPKNLEGSITILGEKGTARIGGVAVNDIQIWDFEEPRDYDAEIAQANYSTTSVYGFGHPLYYDNVVKALRGECAPETDGREGLKSLELLIAAYQSARDGRTVPLPLEL, from the coding sequence ATGGAAAGCATCAAGAGTAGGAAGATCCGGATCGCGGTCGTCGGCTGCGGGCGGATTTCCAAGAATCACTTCGGCGCGATCGAAGCGCATTCGGCCGATCTCGAGCTGGCGGCGGTGTGCGACACCGATCCGGCGGTGCTCGCCGAGCACAGCGCGGCGCACGGCGTGCCCGGCTATGCCAAGCTGGAGGAGATGCTGCAGAAGGAGGCGCTCGACGCGATTGCGCTGTGCACGCCCAGCGGTATCCATCCCGACCAGGCGATCCTGGGCGCCAAGTACGGTGTCCACGTCATCACCGAAAAGCCGATGGCGACTCGCTGGGAAGACGGCGTGCGCATGGTGCGCGCGTGCGACGAGGCGGGCGTGTTCCTGTTCGTGGTCAAGCAGAACCGCCGCAATACCACGCTCCAGCTGCTCAAGCGCGCGGTGAGCGAGAAGCGCTTCGGGCGCATCCACCTCGTCCACCTCAACGTCTTTTGGACGCGGCCGCAATCCTATTACGATCAGGCCAAGTGGCGCGGCACCTGGGAGTTCGACGGCGGCGCCTTCATGAACCAGGCGAGCCACTATGTGGACCTGTTCGAATGGCTGATCGGCCCGGTCGAGCAGGTCCAGTGCATGACCAGCACGACCCGTGACATCGAAGTCGAGGACACCGGCGTGATGAACGTCAAGTGGCGCAGCGGTGCGCTCGGCTCGATGAGCGTGACGATGCTCACCTATCCCAAGAACCTGGAAGGCAGCATCACCATCCTGGGCGAAAAGGGCACGGCGCGGATCGGCGGCGTGGCGGTCAACGACATCCAGATCTGGGATTTCGAGGAACCGCGCGACTATGATGCGGAGATCGCCCAGGCGAATTACAGCACCACCTCGGTCTATGGCTTCGGGCACCCGCTCTATTACGACAATGTCGTCAAGGCGCTGCGCGGTGAGTGCGCGCCTGAGACCGACGGCCGCGAGGGGCTCAAGTCGCTCGAGTTGCTGATCGCCGCCTATCAGTCGGCGCGCGACGGCCGCACCGTGCCGCTGCCGCTGGAGCTCTGA
- a CDS encoding glycosyltransferase gives MTDKIPSGPRRRVLIIGADLVMPKLFYFSQELAKLGFGYAIYTHDVTPDSRAVVARAGAEFIAGPPHRRSIGRMLKDVWTLTTQVRRRDYHHADLYCDYHILAALAYLLILWAKRIPVVLWCRGELYDWPVFSWWEKLFFRVAMRLSRLVILKERYMIDTLKDAGIYAPEKSIELHNTVPIGDAAPAPCFTKPQLRLLFLNSFKPWRNVGFCAQVAAALRAAGVPFRMTIVGDKNASQFLTDEAAGLHRDIEQLKLGDLVTMEGFSGDPMAFYREHDLFLLPADLIYCNFALLEAMREGLVPIVSTKDDDYRLVVEDGVSGYGLPMDADAWASQIARLAADRDGARAVSAAAAERIRSHFSVERMFSRYAQHAGLVAVKEGQAMVPNAMDRAA, from the coding sequence ATGACCGACAAGATTCCTTCAGGCCCCCGGCGGCGCGTGCTGATCATCGGCGCCGATCTGGTGATGCCCAAGCTCTTCTATTTTTCGCAGGAGCTGGCGAAGCTTGGCTTCGGCTATGCGATCTACACCCATGACGTGACGCCGGACAGTCGTGCGGTCGTCGCGCGCGCGGGCGCCGAGTTCATCGCCGGGCCGCCGCACCGCAGGAGCATCGGCCGGATGCTCAAGGACGTGTGGACGCTGACCACGCAGGTGCGCCGGCGCGACTATCATCACGCCGATCTCTACTGCGACTACCACATTCTGGCGGCGCTCGCCTATCTGCTGATCCTGTGGGCGAAGCGCATCCCGGTGGTGCTGTGGTGCCGCGGCGAGCTCTACGACTGGCCGGTCTTCTCCTGGTGGGAGAAACTGTTCTTCCGAGTCGCCATGCGCCTGTCGCGGCTGGTGATCCTGAAGGAGCGCTACATGATCGACACGCTCAAGGACGCCGGCATCTATGCTCCCGAAAAGTCAATCGAGCTGCACAACACCGTTCCAATCGGCGATGCCGCTCCGGCGCCGTGCTTCACTAAACCGCAGCTGCGGCTGCTGTTCCTCAATTCGTTCAAGCCCTGGCGCAATGTCGGCTTCTGCGCACAGGTCGCCGCGGCGCTGCGCGCCGCCGGGGTGCCGTTCCGCATGACGATCGTGGGCGACAAGAACGCCTCGCAGTTCCTGACCGACGAGGCGGCGGGGCTCCATCGCGACATTGAGCAGCTGAAGCTGGGCGATCTCGTCACGATGGAGGGTTTTTCGGGCGATCCGATGGCCTTCTACCGCGAGCACGACCTCTTCCTGCTTCCTGCGGATCTCATCTATTGCAATTTCGCGCTGCTCGAAGCGATGCGCGAGGGGCTGGTGCCGATTGTGAGCACGAAGGATGATGACTATCGCCTAGTCGTCGAGGACGGCGTGTCGGGCTACGGCCTGCCGATGGACGCGGACGCCTGGGCATCGCAGATCGCGCGCCTTGCCGCGGATCGTGACGGCGCGCGCGCCGTATCCGCGGCGGCCGCTGAGCGGATCCGCAGCCATTTCTCGGTCGAGCGCATGTTTTCGCGCTATGCACAGCATGCCGGTCTGGTGGCGGTGAAGGAGGGACAAGCTATGGTGCCGAACGCAATGGACCGTGCCGCATGA
- a CDS encoding oligosaccharide flippase family protein, with product MAQQPEAEGGGVAGPSPAVSPPSASSRSVKVIALSLGNALAMVGGIVFAMVAARYLTKSEYATFRQTFLAYEFVTPLLLLGIPNALYYLLPRSGEDRKGTVIDAIALLTGAGVVFSLFLLLGGAGLLARQFDNPDLARTLPWLAVYPLFMLPVAAISTILVFAERVKTLALYNTLVSLATAAASIAAVMVTHAPDLPILARIGVAGLAMPVGLALMFRYFEGRYRRPDTGAMKGMLRYSLPLGLAFMLGTLTLQLHAMIVASLCTPDQFAIYINGAVEIPVISIVVGSITTVLFAEMSNACARGDKAGALDLFRSAAVQSACILFPTMVYFALAAEPFITLLYSEEYRASVTPFLIYLAVLPPRIVVYGAALMALGMSREVLVRSVFDLLINAVLCYLFVSWIGYNGAALGLVATLFLWTVPYNLHKIAQGYEVPWHRLLPWRELVRVMAISLAAGPFAWAALRLTLHQPHALQLIVSAAAFGIPFLFVLVRLGHVLLPPQILPFLRRVPGLMPKPQ from the coding sequence ATGGCGCAACAACCCGAAGCCGAGGGGGGAGGGGTGGCAGGCCCGTCGCCCGCGGTATCTCCGCCGTCCGCCTCGTCGCGGTCGGTCAAGGTCATTGCGCTTTCGCTCGGCAACGCGCTGGCGATGGTCGGCGGGATCGTCTTCGCGATGGTCGCCGCGCGCTATCTGACCAAAAGCGAATACGCGACCTTCCGCCAGACCTTCCTCGCCTATGAATTCGTGACGCCGCTGCTGCTGCTCGGCATCCCCAACGCGCTCTACTATCTGCTTCCGCGCTCCGGCGAGGATCGCAAGGGCACGGTGATCGACGCGATCGCGCTGCTGACGGGGGCGGGCGTCGTGTTCAGCCTGTTCCTGCTGCTCGGCGGTGCCGGGTTGCTCGCGCGCCAGTTTGACAATCCCGATCTCGCGCGGACCTTGCCGTGGCTCGCGGTCTATCCGCTGTTCATGCTGCCGGTTGCGGCGATCTCGACGATCCTGGTTTTCGCGGAGCGGGTGAAGACGCTGGCGCTCTACAACACGCTGGTGAGCCTTGCGACCGCGGCAGCGTCGATCGCCGCGGTGATGGTGACCCATGCGCCCGACCTCCCGATCCTCGCGCGCATCGGCGTGGCGGGGCTCGCCATGCCGGTCGGGCTGGCGCTGATGTTCCGCTATTTCGAAGGCCGCTATCGCCGTCCCGACACCGGCGCGATGAAAGGCATGCTGCGCTATTCGCTCCCGCTCGGGCTCGCCTTCATGCTCGGCACGCTGACGCTTCAGCTCCATGCGATGATCGTCGCGTCGCTGTGCACCCCCGATCAGTTCGCGATCTACATCAACGGCGCCGTCGAGATCCCGGTGATCAGCATCGTTGTCGGATCGATCACCACGGTGCTGTTCGCGGAGATGTCGAACGCCTGCGCGCGGGGCGACAAGGCCGGTGCACTGGACCTGTTCCGCAGCGCGGCGGTGCAGTCTGCCTGCATCCTGTTCCCGACGATGGTCTATTTCGCGCTCGCGGCGGAGCCGTTCATCACGCTCCTCTATTCCGAGGAATATCGCGCGAGCGTGACACCGTTCCTGATCTATCTCGCGGTGCTGCCGCCGCGGATCGTGGTCTATGGCGCGGCGCTGATGGCGCTCGGCATGTCGCGCGAGGTGCTGGTGCGCAGTGTGTTCGATCTGCTGATCAATGCCGTGCTCTGCTATCTGTTCGTCAGCTGGATCGGCTATAACGGCGCGGCGCTCGGCCTGGTCGCAACCCTGTTCCTGTGGACCGTACCCTATAATCTCCACAAGATCGCGCAGGGCTATGAGGTTCCGTGGCACCGCCTGCTGCCGTGGCGCGAACTCGTCCGGGTGATGGCGATTAGCCTTGCCGCCGGACCCTTCGCTTGGGCTGCGCTGCGCCTCACCCTGCATCAGCCGCACGCGCTGCAGCTGATCGTGTCCGCCGCGGCGTTCGGCATTCCGTTCCTATTCGTGCTGGTCCGGCTCGGCCATGTGCTGTTGCCGCCGCAGATCCTTCCCTTCCTGCGCCGGGTGCCCGGCCTGATGCCGAAGCCGCAATGA
- a CDS encoding nucleotide sugar dehydrogenase — protein MRCLISEQIIVVGLGYVGLPLAVALARHFPTCGFDIAQVRIAELREGHDRTNEIEPERLKASSLVYADTAASCPGGDVYIVTVPTPVDDRNVPDLRPVLSATRTVAGMIDPARKPIIVYESTVYPGVTEDLCGPELEKLTGLKAGIDFFLGYSPERINPGDREHTVDKITKVVAGQTPEITARLAKIYGAITSGGVFEAASIKVAEAAKVIENTQRDVNIALMNEIARIFAKTGISVWDVLEAAGTKWNFLPFRPGLVGGHCIGVDPFYLSHHAEQLGHDPALILAGRSTNDGMPAFVADELHARRGGKPGSVLVLGLTFKENIPDLRNSKVVDLIARLRALGHDVTVHDPHADPEEAMHEYGIALDAQALDRSYDLIVAAVAHRDYFELGTEALRGKLNPGGLIADLPDALKCRDGEAKPWLWTL, from the coding sequence TTGAGGTGCCTCATTTCTGAGCAGATTATTGTCGTCGGGCTGGGCTATGTCGGCCTGCCCCTCGCGGTCGCCCTTGCCCGGCACTTTCCCACTTGCGGGTTCGATATCGCGCAGGTGCGGATCGCCGAGCTCCGCGAGGGGCATGACCGCACCAACGAGATCGAGCCGGAGCGACTCAAGGCCTCGTCGCTGGTCTATGCCGACACCGCCGCCTCCTGCCCGGGGGGTGACGTCTATATCGTCACCGTGCCGACGCCGGTGGACGACCGGAACGTCCCCGATCTGCGCCCGGTGCTTTCGGCCACGCGCACCGTGGCGGGAATGATCGATCCGGCGCGCAAGCCGATCATCGTCTACGAGAGTACCGTCTATCCCGGCGTGACCGAGGATCTGTGCGGGCCCGAGCTCGAGAAGCTGACCGGCCTCAAGGCGGGCATCGACTTCTTCCTTGGCTATTCGCCCGAGCGCATTAATCCGGGCGACCGCGAGCACACTGTGGACAAGATCACCAAGGTGGTGGCCGGCCAGACCCCCGAGATCACCGCGCGACTCGCGAAAATCTACGGAGCAATCACCAGCGGCGGGGTGTTCGAAGCCGCGTCGATCAAGGTCGCCGAGGCCGCCAAGGTGATCGAGAACACCCAGCGCGACGTCAACATCGCGCTGATGAACGAGATCGCCCGCATCTTCGCCAAGACCGGTATTTCTGTGTGGGATGTGCTCGAGGCGGCAGGGACCAAGTGGAACTTCTTGCCCTTCCGTCCCGGCCTCGTCGGCGGCCACTGCATCGGGGTCGACCCCTTCTACCTCAGTCACCATGCCGAGCAGCTTGGACACGATCCGGCGCTGATCCTGGCGGGCCGCAGCACCAATGACGGGATGCCAGCTTTCGTCGCCGACGAGCTGCACGCACGCCGCGGCGGCAAGCCCGGCAGCGTGCTGGTGCTGGGGCTGACATTCAAGGAGAACATCCCCGATCTGCGCAACTCCAAGGTGGTCGATCTGATCGCCCGGCTGCGCGCGCTGGGGCATGACGTCACCGTCCATGATCCGCATGCCGATCCGGAGGAAGCGATGCACGAATATGGCATCGCGCTCGACGCACAGGCCCTCGACCGTTCGTATGATCTGATCGTCGCCGCAGTCGCGCACCGCGACTATTTCGAGCTGGGCACAGAGGCGCTGCGCGGGAAGCTCAATCCCGGCGGACTGATCGCCGACCTTCCCGATGCGCTGAAATGCCGCGACGGTGAGGCCAAGCCATGGCTGTGGACCCTGTAG